Proteins from one Planctomyces sp. SH-PL62 genomic window:
- a CDS encoding NYN domain-containing protein yields the protein MSKTEHERERNLAVFIDLENLAMGFQSQRKVKFDIQKVLERLVEKGKLIVKKSYADWSRYPNYTAPFHESAIELIEIPKRSQTGKNSADIRLVVDAMDLAWSKPHVDTFVIVSGDSDFSPLVSKLKENGKHVIGLGMKGSTSELLRDNCDEFIYYEDLERQEQNEQQLAIDLKAYLPTNLDEKQREVFSLLVEACSALRRENHEVLYASMIKDTMKRKMPSFDESYFGYRSFTHLLEDADNLELVDIERNPKSGTYMVTRVSGEGADAARPPSAPGDRPSPSTAPHRGRGRQGSHR from the coding sequence ATGTCTAAAACCGAGCATGAGCGAGAGCGCAACCTGGCCGTCTTCATCGACCTGGAAAACCTGGCGATGGGGTTTCAGAGCCAGCGGAAGGTCAAGTTCGACATCCAGAAGGTGCTCGAACGGCTGGTCGAGAAGGGTAAGCTGATCGTCAAGAAGTCGTACGCCGACTGGAGCCGGTATCCGAACTACACGGCCCCGTTCCACGAGTCGGCGATCGAGCTGATCGAGATCCCCAAGCGCTCCCAGACGGGGAAGAACTCGGCCGACATCCGCCTGGTCGTCGACGCGATGGACCTCGCCTGGAGCAAGCCGCACGTCGACACGTTCGTGATCGTCTCCGGCGATTCCGACTTCTCGCCGCTGGTCTCCAAGCTGAAGGAGAACGGCAAGCACGTCATCGGCCTGGGGATGAAGGGGTCAACATCGGAGCTGCTCCGCGACAACTGCGACGAGTTCATCTACTATGAGGACCTCGAACGCCAGGAGCAGAACGAGCAGCAGCTGGCCATCGACCTGAAGGCCTATCTCCCGACCAACCTGGACGAGAAGCAGCGCGAGGTCTTCAGCCTGCTGGTCGAGGCCTGCTCGGCCCTCCGTCGCGAGAATCACGAGGTCCTCTACGCCTCGATGATCAAGGACACCATGAAGCGGAAGATGCCGTCGTTCGACGAGAGCTACTTCGGCTACCGCAGCTTCACCCATCTGCTCGAAGACGCCGACAACCTGGAGCTGGTGGATATCGAGCGCAACCCCAAGAGCGGAACCTACATGGTGACTCGCGTCAGCGGTGAGGGAGCCGACGCGGCCCGCCCGCCCTCGGCGCCTGGTGACCGGCCGTCCCCCTCCACCGCTCCCCATCGCGGTCGAGGCCGCCAGGGCTCGCATCGCTGA